In the genome of Ursus arctos isolate Adak ecotype North America unplaced genomic scaffold, UrsArc2.0 scaffold_22, whole genome shotgun sequence, the window ATAGAGAGTGGATGTAGACAAGTTCTTCAAGGTTGGCTGAGATAGCAAGAAAAGCAGTAGTGATGTTGATGATTCAGGATGGTGGGctttaggtttttttattttaaaattttatttcttcagtttttaggTTTGAGAGGTAAGGATCACCTGTCATCTTCATCCAGGCTTCACAGGTTCTCATTAGGCTTTCTGCTATTTCTCCATAATTCCTGGtcactttttcccatttttttgtattcttttataatttacataattcTTTAGTAATTCTTCAAAGGGTGCTCAGATAAGGACAGTGAGTACTCTTATTATTTTGTTGGTAGGGTTCTAAAGGCTTAGGTGAAGTTATCCAGTTGCATTTTATAAAACTCTTTCGTGCCAAGAGGTGAAGGGTTGGCATTAGTGAAACTGGAAGGCTTTAGTGCTGGTTTGAGGGGAAAGGCTTTGGAGGCCCAAGCTGGCTATATGCTGGATATGAGGTGGGGTGAACTCCCTGCAGGGCTCTTCCGGCTTATAGTCTGCGGCCCTGAGATGACAGGCAGTCTGACAGTGAGCGGAACCTTCTGCTCATACTTTTGCCCTCAGGCTCTGGCCTGCTGTGCCACAGACTGCAGGAGGCTGATAAACCAGGTCACAAATTAAAGAGCTGGGAGGCAAAACTCACTGATAAGTAGGGGATGGTAGTTGCTTCAGAGGGGGGTGGGTCGGGGTAATCCACCTCCAGGAAAGTTTTTGGCTATCTCTAAGTGAGCAGATGTGGGCAGCTGTGGAGGGAAGTCGTTGAAGGCCACACACACCCCCGTCCCCTGGGTGAGGGGGTCATCTGGATGGCCTGCAGTGGCCAGACCCCTGATCTGTTTCAGGCCATGCCTAGAGCCCCCACAAGGGAAGTGACCGCAGCACTAAGGCATCCGGAGGCTGCAGTCTCAGACCACAGaccgccccctgccccgccccttgGAGCTTCACACACTGGAGACTGGAGGGAATTTCCTTTTATGGCCCCGGGCTGTCAGGCAGGCCCAGCTCCCACcaagtgttttttctttctttttttgtacagTTCTTTGACTTTAGAAAATACATGTCCTTGGGGGTAAAAAGTCAGTTTTTTGTACAGTTCTTTGACTTTAGAAAATACATGTCCTTGGGGGTAAAAAGTCAGATCGTTTTCTTTCTAAAGAAGCCATTCtgattttcctctgttttctgggACCAGGCCTGCTTGAGTAGAGGAATCCTGTTTTACCAAACCAAATCCTGGTTTGATATCTGCCTGATTAGTAATGACTTATCAAAAGCATCTCTTTTTCATGATAAACCCTTCCAAAAcgttattttaattccagtccATTTTTAGATCTTCGGTTTCAGTACCAGAGCCTATTGGTAAGCTTCCTTCTTCTCCCATGATTTGTGCCTTTCCTTCTCCAAGACACCCCTCCCTTGTATTAACATGCACTGAACACCTGCTGTCAATCCATTCTCTCAAGAAGCTCAGTCTAGCAGACAAGACAGCTCGTTAAGATTTTTACAATCCGGTGCCACAAGTAGTATACTTAGGGGGATGTGAAATGCAGTGGAAACAGAAAGGACAAACAGATGTTGCAAAAGGAATGCAGAGAAAACCAGATGAAAAATGCTACCATTTAATGAGATAGGGCATGCCAAGGAAGAAAGGCTAGTGGGAGATGGTGATAGAGATGGTGAATCATATGGATTTGTTGAGATTTCAGGTGGTGGTTGCTTAGGTTTGAAGCTCAGGGGAAGGTCTTAATTGGATGGCTTTGGGAATTGCTGGCATGAATGAGAATCAGAGTCCTGGACAGGTAAGGTTTCCCAGGGAGATTATTCAGAGTAACTACCAGTTTTTCCCATATCAAAGCCTTTGCCCCCATCCCACCTCCAGATCAATGACCAATTGTCCCTTCCTCAAAGGGATGATCATGGCTTCTCCCCCTTGCACTGGGCTTGCCGAGAGGGCCGTTCTGCTGTGGTTGAGATGTTGATCATGCGGGGGGCACGAATCAATGTGATGAACCGTGGGGATGACACCCCCCTGCACCTGGCAGCCAGTCATGGACACCGTGATATTGTGCAGAAGGTATGTGTGAATGCTCCATCTCACCCACATTACATACATGTCTGGAAGTTAGTCACAAGCATTATGACATGTGTACTCTTCTTCCTTGGACACCTCAACTCCCATCTCTCATTTGACTGTCTTCTGCCTCTTCTACTTGGCCATGGGGACCAGCTGCTGCAGTACAAAGCTGACATCAATGCAGTGAATGAGCATGGAAATGTGCCCCTGCACTATGCCTGTTTTTGGGGCCAAGATCAGGTTGCAGAGGTGAGTACTAAGGCCCTGAGCCCTGGGATGGGTGGGAAGCAAAGTCTGAGCCTGCATGGGAGATTCTAGAACCTTCAATCCATCCTGTAAGTACTGCTGAATATATGACGCTCAGAGCTGGTACTACGTCTGTACTGATGGATGGTTGTGACTGCCAGGAAGGCAGCAGAGCCCCTCATCACAACCACCTTTTCATTCCAGGACCTGGTAGCTAATGGGGCCCTTGTCAGCATTTGTAACAAGTATGGAGAGATGCCTGTGGACAAAGCCAAGGCACCCCTGAGAGAGCTCCTCCGAGGTCTGTCCCCCAACTCATTTGTATCCTGTCTTCTCCCTATCTCCTTGCTCCATACTACAACTGGAGCCAAAGCTATTTTTCTTCCACAGAGCGGGCAGAGAAGATGGGCCAGAACCTTAACCGTATTCCATACAAGGACACATTCTGGAAGGGAACCACCCGCACTCGGCCCCGTGAGTCAGTTGTAAGGGGAGGGGTGGTCAAGGGAATAACCTGGGGCTGCTGGAGCTGGGTTAGGGTGAAGCTTGGGTACCTGACCTGCCCACACTCTCAGGAAATGGGACTCTGAACAAACACTCCGGCATTGACTTCAAACAGCTCAACTTTCTGGCGAAGCTCAACGAAAATCACTCTGGAGAGGTGACCCTGCCTTTCTTACCCCTTCCTCCCCAATCCCCTACAAATTACCTGCTCTGcacctattttaaatttttcttccagTTAGTGGACAAGAAAACAGTGGCCTTAGTTACAGCTTCCTAACCCTTACCTGTCTCTCAGCTATGGAAGGGCCGTTGGCAGGGCAATGACATCGTTGTGAAGGTGCTAAAGGTTCGAGACTGGAGTACAAGGAAGAGCAGGGACTTCAACGAGGAGTGTCCCCGTCTCAGGTGGGGCAAGGCCTAAATGGGAAGCTGCTGGTTCCAAGAAACCCTGACTAGCACCCATGAGATCTTTTATGCGCATCTCAGCTAGGGATACTCTCCGTCTTCCAGGATTTTCTCGCATCCAAATGTGCTCCCAGTGCTAGGTGCCTGTCAGTCTCCAcctgctcctcaccccaccctcATCACACACTGGATGCCATATGGATCCCTGTACAATGTATTACACGAAGGCACCAGTGAGTAGGGGATACCAAATTTCATGGGATGGGGGCAGGGTGTGTGAGCCTCCCCAAACTGTTTGACTCTTGCCTCCTTAGATTTCGTTGTGGACCAGAGCCAGGCTGTGAAGTTTGCGTTGGACATGGCAAGGGGCATGGCCTTCCTACACACATTAGAGCCCCTCATTCCACGACATGCACTCAATAGCCGCAGTGTAATGGTGAGGTCACGCTTCATTCCTGGCCCAGGCCCCCAGAGCCCTTTTCCTGTCTAGAATAGGACTTACCTCCTTCCACATATCTATCTTCTCTTCCTCAGATTGATGAGGACATGACTGCTCGAATCAGCATGGCCGACGTCAAGTTCTCCTTCCAATGCCCTGGGCGCATGTATGCACCTGCCTGGGTGGCCCCTGAAGGTGAGTGAGGGCATCATGTTGGGAGGTAGAGAAGGGGCAGCTCAGTAGTAATGGAAGGGGGCAGAAACAGGACAGGCAGCTGGAACAGTTAATTCCTGTTCCTCCAGCTCTGCAGAAGAAGCCTGAAGATACAAACAGACGCTCAGCAGACATGTGGAGTTTTGCAGTGCTTCTGTGGGAACTGGTGACACGGGAGGTACCCTTTGCTGACCTCTCCAACATGGAGATAGGAATGAAGGTGAGAGCACAACTGTATGCACTTGTGTTGGgggaatggtggtggtggtggtgacaatAACTATAGCAGGGctgggctcttcccatatttgttcaaatatacaGTAATCCTGTCCTGAGGACTAGAGGCCTCTTCCCACAGGATATTCAAGTTCTGAGacccattttgttttttcctgtatttGCAGGTGGCACTGGAAGGCCTTCGGCCTACCATCCCACCAGGCATTTCCCCCCATGTGTGTAAGCTCATGAAGATCTGCATGAATGAAGACCCTGCTAAGCGGCCCAAGTTTGACATGATTGTGCCTATCCTAGAGAAGATGCAGGACAAGTAGAGCTGGAAGGCCCTTGCCTAAACTCCAGAGGTGTCAGGACACGGTTAAGGGAGTATGTCTCCCCAAAGCAGCAGGCCTCTGGttgcctcccctgcctccattCATGGTACTACCCCAGCCATGgggcccatcccctgcccccatccctacCACTGCAGCCCCCAAAGGGGCTAGGCTCAGAGCTTTGTCACTTGCCACACGGTATCTCCCAGCATGGGAGGGACCAGCCCTGCCTGTCACAATAAAGTTTATTATGAAAACAGGCTGGTGTGGGGACAAGGGGACAGACAAGTACATTTAggttgggtggctcaggtgaAGTAGTGCGGCTTCTTCACATTGATGCCATACTCGCTGAGGGCAGGGGTCAAGTCCTCCATGGTTAGAGTGTACTTGCGGTcctgagggaagagggaagagcacCAGCTGAGCACAGGAATCCCAGATTTCAATCCCAGGTGGGTGACCCTGAGTAGGTCTTTCACCTCCCCTAGGGCTTAGTTTTCCCAAAGGGGTTTCAGGACAAATTAAGCCTCCGATGCTGTGGGAGGTAATTACGGATTCAATGAGGCTCCCCTCACACCTTGCTCTTGCTTCGGGAGCTGCCAGAAGCTGT includes:
- the ILK gene encoding integrin-linked protein kinase, with the protein product MDDIFTQCREGNAVAVRLWLDNTENDLNQGDDHGFSPLHWACREGRSAVVEMLIMRGARINVMNRGDDTPLHLAASHGHRDIVQKLLQYKADINAVNEHGNVPLHYACFWGQDQVAEDLVANGALVSICNKYGEMPVDKAKAPLRELLRERAEKMGQNLNRIPYKDTFWKGTTRTRPRNGTLNKHSGIDFKQLNFLAKLNENHSGELWKGRWQGNDIVVKVLKVRDWSTRKSRDFNEECPRLRIFSHPNVLPVLGACQSPPAPHPTLITHWMPYGSLYNVLHEGTNFVVDQSQAVKFALDMARGMAFLHTLEPLIPRHALNSRSVMIDEDMTARISMADVKFSFQCPGRMYAPAWVAPEALQKKPEDTNRRSADMWSFAVLLWELVTREVPFADLSNMEIGMKVALEGLRPTIPPGISPHVCKLMKICMNEDPAKRPKFDMIVPILEKMQDK